One window of the Alphaproteobacteria bacterium genome contains the following:
- a CDS encoding DUF2336 domain-containing protein gives MLDRLFGWTEGKDKPVISYEQEKDVARHADPAVRQDLASRFDARPEILYFLAADPAAAVRRAVAENPAAPRPAEKLLASDADEEVRIVLARKIARLIPDLDSRDVDRLQDLTFDILETLAQDQLPKVRRIVAEEIKSAVHVPRDIVARLARDAETVVCAPVLQYSVLLTDEDLLEVVARAKQPEVLACVSKRERLSPAVCEAIVAAGDEGAIASLLANHGAQIREDTLDSIIDEAPVHEPWHRPLVARPSLSASAIRRIAGFVAAALLDELAARSDIDAETERFVRQRVRDRLREDDGSSPESDAAARSRARAAFAASKLDDTAILSAAQAGDVVFVGHALSLKSGVPEAAVRRILRARSGRPLSALCWKAHLAMRTAVGLQRTLCHLKGNEVLNPRGGTDYPMVDEEMEWFVRYFVDAPEGEDRSEAGG, from the coding sequence ATGTTAGATCGACTCTTCGGGTGGACCGAAGGGAAAGACAAACCGGTCATTTCCTACGAACAGGAAAAGGATGTGGCGCGCCACGCCGATCCGGCAGTGCGCCAGGACCTTGCGAGTCGGTTCGATGCTCGGCCGGAAATCCTCTACTTCCTGGCCGCCGATCCCGCCGCCGCAGTGCGCCGCGCCGTCGCCGAGAACCCGGCTGCGCCGCGTCCCGCCGAGAAATTGTTGGCGTCGGACGCCGATGAAGAGGTCAGGATCGTCCTTGCCCGAAAAATCGCCCGCCTGATCCCGGATCTCGATTCTCGCGACGTCGACCGCCTCCAAGACCTGACCTTCGATATTCTCGAGACGCTTGCCCAGGACCAGTTACCGAAGGTACGGCGCATCGTTGCCGAGGAAATAAAGAGCGCCGTCCATGTACCGCGCGACATCGTTGCGCGACTGGCGCGCGACGCAGAGACGGTCGTCTGCGCACCGGTACTCCAATACTCGGTCCTGCTCACCGACGAAGACCTCCTCGAAGTTGTTGCGCGCGCCAAGCAACCGGAGGTGCTGGCCTGCGTATCGAAGCGCGAACGGCTCAGCCCCGCGGTTTGCGAAGCCATCGTGGCGGCCGGAGACGAAGGCGCCATCGCGTCGCTGTTGGCCAATCACGGCGCGCAAATTCGGGAAGACACGCTCGATAGTATTATCGACGAAGCGCCTGTTCACGAGCCGTGGCATCGCCCACTGGTCGCGCGCCCCAGTCTTTCGGCGTCGGCGATCCGGCGAATCGCGGGTTTCGTTGCCGCGGCGTTGCTTGACGAACTGGCCGCGCGAAGCGACATCGATGCGGAAACCGAACGATTTGTTCGGCAACGCGTACGAGACCGGTTGAGAGAGGACGATGGATCGTCGCCGGAGAGCGATGCCGCCGCCCGTTCGCGGGCAAGGGCAGCCTTCGCGGCAAGTAAACTGGACGACACCGCTATTCTTTCAGCGGCCCAGGCGGGGGATGTCGTCTTCGTCGGCCATGCCCTATCGCTGAAGTCCGGCGTGCCCGAGGCGGCCGTGAGAAGGATTCTGCGCGCCCGATCGGGGCGGCCGCTGTCGGCCTTGTGCTGGAAAGCGCACCTGGCGATGCGCACCGCGGTCGGATTGCAGCGGACCCTGTGTCACCTCAAAGGGAACGAGGTCCTGAACCCGCGGGGCGGGACCGATTATCCGATGGTCGATGAAGAAATGGAGTGGTTCGTCCGGTACTTCGTGGACGCCCCGGAGGGCGAGGATCGATCCGAAGCGGGTGGCTAG
- a CDS encoding diguanylate cyclase, with translation MNRNTELPPNQGIDLRSIIGTFPGPAILLSIDGQVIAANSAGGAVADGLNRGLDSQVRDLAREAARDGAVKTCSVLTSQRDSDGAVDFTLLPVQSSPGVASYVIALGRKAGLEKSLVGALVASRQMFRDLVECSSDFAWETKPDGTFSFVSSRGALGYAASDLVGTAAARLVVDAARATTDPFTAREPIEAEELWLKDASGGHSCVSVSSRPVFSKDRQWLGNRGVCKDVTVEKERQEALETAELKHQLIGDVVDAMRNEVEPQHMLGAAARATANVLGARYCWIVRAKKDGGFTGAIQFAGPEGPPPRPVVEAVRLQMKDGDEDLFVKTDESTLHVLINLARYRDQINGAICVARDDENFWDETDRSLLSGVANHLGIAFAQIENGELLEELSRTDELTQLFNRRAFSEEVGLRLRALRRASRKASLLFIDLDNFKRVNDVHGHTRGDEALVFLARLLTSTSRVGDIVARLGGDEFAMWLEDTDEGGAAAKATSLLEAAKSLKQFSGDPDHTLGLSIGVAVTDPSSAEPLDVLVTRADEAMYRAKRAGKGRYAVSSFPEPDEAETGVC, from the coding sequence ATGAACCGGAATACCGAATTGCCGCCAAACCAAGGGATCGATCTGCGGTCGATCATCGGCACCTTCCCCGGTCCGGCAATCCTTCTATCGATCGATGGACAAGTCATAGCCGCGAATAGTGCCGGCGGTGCGGTGGCCGACGGACTAAACCGAGGTCTGGACAGTCAGGTCCGCGATCTCGCCCGGGAAGCGGCACGCGACGGTGCGGTCAAGACCTGCTCGGTCCTGACATCGCAGCGGGACTCCGACGGTGCGGTCGATTTCACGCTGCTCCCCGTGCAATCGAGCCCGGGTGTTGCGTCGTACGTCATCGCGCTGGGTCGCAAGGCCGGCCTGGAAAAGAGTCTCGTCGGCGCGTTGGTCGCGTCGCGCCAGATGTTCCGGGATCTCGTCGAGTGTTCGTCCGATTTCGCGTGGGAGACCAAGCCCGACGGAACGTTCTCCTTCGTTTCCTCACGCGGCGCTTTGGGGTATGCGGCGAGCGATCTCGTGGGTACCGCAGCCGCCCGCCTTGTCGTCGATGCGGCGAGAGCGACTACTGACCCCTTCACTGCCCGCGAACCAATCGAAGCCGAAGAGTTGTGGCTCAAGGACGCCTCGGGTGGGCATAGCTGCGTTAGCGTGTCATCGCGTCCGGTCTTCAGCAAAGACAGGCAATGGCTTGGTAACCGTGGCGTGTGTAAGGACGTCACTGTCGAAAAGGAGCGGCAAGAGGCGCTAGAGACCGCCGAGCTAAAACACCAACTCATCGGGGACGTTGTCGATGCGATGCGCAACGAAGTGGAGCCGCAGCATATGCTCGGCGCCGCGGCGCGCGCGACGGCCAACGTCTTGGGTGCACGCTATTGTTGGATCGTTCGCGCCAAGAAAGACGGCGGATTCACCGGCGCGATCCAATTCGCCGGACCGGAAGGCCCGCCGCCGCGGCCGGTCGTCGAAGCGGTCCGGCTGCAAATGAAGGATGGCGACGAAGATCTCTTCGTGAAGACGGACGAGTCGACGCTTCATGTCCTGATCAACCTCGCGCGGTATCGCGACCAGATCAACGGGGCGATCTGTGTCGCGAGAGACGACGAAAATTTTTGGGACGAGACCGATCGATCTTTGCTCTCCGGGGTCGCCAACCACCTCGGTATCGCGTTTGCCCAAATCGAAAACGGCGAACTTCTAGAAGAGTTGTCGCGCACCGACGAGTTGACTCAACTCTTCAATCGTCGCGCGTTTTCCGAAGAGGTCGGTTTGCGCCTTCGAGCCCTGAGGCGTGCATCGCGCAAAGCGTCTCTCCTATTTATCGATCTGGACAACTTCAAACGGGTTAACGACGTCCACGGACATACCCGTGGCGACGAAGCGTTGGTGTTTTTGGCGCGGCTTCTCACCTCCACCAGCCGGGTAGGGGACATCGTCGCCCGCCTTGGCGGGGATGAATTTGCCATGTGGCTGGAGGATACCGACGAAGGGGGGGCGGCGGCGAAGGCGACTTCACTGCTGGAGGCAGCGAAATCGCTCAAGCAATTCTCGGGCGATCCCGACCATACGCTTGGCCTGTCGATCGGCGTTGCGGTCACGGATCCGAGCAGCGCCGAACCGCTCGACGTTCTGGTCACCAGGGCGGACGAAGCGATGTACCGGGCCAAGCGTGCCGGAAAAGGACGCTACGCCGTATCCTCGTTCCCCGAACCGGACGAGGCTGAGACCGGCGTATGTTAG
- a CDS encoding pyrimidine 5'-nucleotidase encodes MKHQTVDTWLFDLDNTLYSAKCGLFDEVRARIGTYMVTHCGLSPVDAAAAQRSYRDRFGSTLAGLMAEKAIEPDHFLSFVHDVNYDAIQPDPRLGQALAGLPGRLYIFTNGSRDHAVQVTDRLGITGAFDDIFDIARADYVPKPNPAPYDKIVHDLGLAARATAFVEDIERNLVPAKKMGMTTVLVSEGVPEKSNSVDHIVSDLPGWLAAYGTRPS; translated from the coding sequence ATGAAACATCAGACCGTCGACACGTGGTTATTCGACCTCGACAACACACTTTATTCAGCTAAATGCGGTCTATTTGACGAAGTCCGCGCGCGGATCGGGACCTACATGGTCACCCACTGCGGCCTCTCCCCCGTGGACGCGGCCGCGGCCCAACGGTCCTACCGGGACCGTTTCGGCTCCACCTTGGCGGGGCTGATGGCGGAGAAGGCCATCGAACCGGACCACTTCCTGTCCTTCGTGCACGACGTGAACTATGACGCGATTCAGCCCGACCCTCGGTTGGGCCAAGCTTTGGCGGGACTCCCCGGCCGCCTCTATATCTTCACCAATGGATCGCGCGACCACGCGGTTCAGGTCACGGATCGACTTGGGATCACGGGTGCCTTCGACGATATCTTCGATATCGCCCGTGCGGACTATGTCCCAAAGCCCAATCCTGCGCCCTACGACAAAATCGTCCACGATCTCGGCCTAGCGGCAAGGGCGACCGCATTTGTCGAAGACATCGAGCGCAACCTCGTTCCGGCAAAGAAGATGGGAATGACGACGGTTCTTGTCTCCGAAGGCGTTCCGGAAAAGAGCAACTCGGTCGACCATATCGTTTCCGACTTGCCCGGCTGGCTCGCGGCGTATGGGACACGCCCAAGTTGA
- the dapD gene encoding 2,3,4,5-tetrahydropyridine-2,6-dicarboxylate N-succinyltransferase, whose protein sequence is MSQSLEQTINDAWEARDGIGPTTKGAVRDAVDSALDDLDRGAMRVAEKDNGTWRVNQWLKKAVLLSFRLNDMAPIPGGPGRGGVWFDKVASKFDGWDGQRFAAAGFRAVPNCVVRRSAYIGKGVVLMPSFVNLGAYVDDGTMVDTWATVGSCAQIGKNCHISGGAGIGGVLEPLQANPVIIEDNCFIGARSEVAEGVVVEEGAVLSMGVYIGASTKIVDRATGEVLRGRVPAYSVVVPGSLPGKPLDNGSPSPSLYCAVIVKRVDEQTRAKTSVNELLRD, encoded by the coding sequence ATGAGCCAGTCACTCGAACAGACGATCAACGATGCGTGGGAAGCGCGCGACGGTATCGGGCCAACCACAAAGGGCGCCGTTCGCGACGCCGTCGACAGCGCCTTGGACGACCTCGATCGCGGCGCGATGCGGGTTGCCGAGAAAGACAACGGGACGTGGCGCGTCAATCAATGGCTCAAGAAGGCCGTCCTCCTGTCTTTTCGACTGAACGACATGGCGCCGATTCCGGGCGGACCCGGTCGCGGCGGGGTGTGGTTCGACAAGGTTGCCTCGAAGTTCGACGGTTGGGACGGTCAACGGTTCGCCGCGGCGGGATTTCGGGCTGTCCCGAACTGCGTCGTGCGCCGGTCCGCCTATATCGGCAAGGGTGTCGTCCTGATGCCGTCTTTCGTCAACCTCGGGGCCTATGTCGATGACGGGACGATGGTCGACACTTGGGCGACAGTGGGAAGCTGCGCCCAAATCGGAAAGAACTGCCATATTTCCGGGGGCGCCGGAATCGGCGGCGTTCTCGAACCGTTGCAGGCCAACCCGGTGATCATCGAAGACAACTGCTTTATCGGTGCGCGGTCCGAAGTCGCCGAGGGCGTCGTGGTCGAAGAGGGCGCGGTTCTCTCCATGGGCGTCTATATCGGCGCCAGTACGAAAATCGTCGACCGGGCCACAGGCGAGGTCTTGCGCGGGCGGGTTCCTGCCTACTCGGTGGTCGTTCCCGGCAGCCTTCCGGGAAAACCGCTCGATAACGGCAGCCCGTCGCCGTCGCTCTACTGCGCTGTCATCGTCAAGCGAGTGGACGAGCAGACCCGCGCCAAGACCTCCGTCAACGAACTCCTTCGGGATTAG
- the dapE gene encoding succinyl-diaminopimelate desuccinylase, which yields MALDPVHLAQAMIRCNSVTPADGGTLDVLQTQLETIGFVCHRMAFREGDSDEVQNLYARRGTAQPNLCFAGHTDVVPVGDGAAWTAGPFDATIDKGRLYGRGASDMKSAIAAFVAACARHLDKHGAPDGSISLLITGDEEGPAINGTKKVLEWMAANGETIDACIVGEPTNPDRLGEMIKIGRRGSLTAELTVRGTQGHVAYPHLADNPVGRIVKMLAALIAEPLDSGTDHFQPSNIEVTTIDVGNPATNVIPSEARARFNIRFNDLHTAQSLQQWMTAKIDAVGGAYEMNVHVTGEAFLTPPGPLSDMIASSIKARLGVEPELSTTGGTSDARFIKDYAPVAEFGLIGSTMHKIDENVAVADIEALSDIYEDVIGRYFSKGSSPG from the coding sequence ATGGCCCTCGATCCGGTGCACCTCGCGCAAGCGATGATCCGCTGCAACAGCGTAACGCCGGCTGACGGCGGCACCTTGGACGTTCTGCAAACGCAACTCGAGACGATCGGTTTCGTGTGCCATCGCATGGCCTTCCGCGAGGGCGACAGCGACGAGGTGCAGAACCTCTATGCGCGCCGCGGAACGGCCCAACCGAACCTGTGCTTCGCCGGGCACACCGACGTCGTGCCGGTCGGCGACGGTGCGGCATGGACCGCCGGCCCGTTCGACGCCACGATCGACAAGGGCCGTTTGTACGGACGCGGTGCCTCCGACATGAAAAGCGCGATCGCCGCCTTCGTCGCGGCATGCGCACGGCACCTCGATAAACATGGCGCGCCCGACGGCTCGATCAGCTTACTGATCACCGGCGACGAAGAGGGGCCGGCGATCAACGGCACAAAAAAGGTTCTCGAATGGATGGCGGCGAACGGCGAAACGATCGACGCCTGCATTGTCGGCGAACCGACGAACCCCGACCGGCTGGGCGAGATGATCAAGATCGGTCGCCGCGGCTCTCTCACCGCCGAATTGACCGTTCGCGGCACCCAAGGGCATGTGGCCTACCCGCACCTTGCAGACAACCCCGTGGGACGGATCGTCAAGATGCTCGCGGCGCTGATCGCAGAACCATTGGATAGCGGAACCGACCACTTTCAGCCGTCCAATATCGAGGTCACAACGATCGACGTCGGCAACCCAGCCACCAACGTCATCCCGAGCGAAGCGCGGGCGCGGTTCAATATCCGGTTCAACGATCTCCACACAGCGCAATCCCTGCAACAATGGATGACGGCAAAGATCGACGCTGTTGGCGGCGCCTATGAAATGAACGTGCACGTGACCGGCGAAGCTTTCCTTACACCGCCGGGGCCGCTGAGCGACATGATCGCGAGCTCGATCAAAGCGCGCCTCGGGGTCGAACCCGAACTCTCGACCACGGGCGGCACGTCGGATGCGCGATTCATCAAGGATTATGCGCCCGTCGCCGAATTCGGCCTGATCGGCAGCACGATGCACAAGATCGACGAGAACGTCGCCGTTGCCGATATCGAAGCCCTGAGCGACATCTACGAGGACGTCATCGGACGCTACTTTTCGAAAGGTTCTTCGCCCGGATAA
- the truA gene encoding tRNA pseudouridine(38-40) synthase TruA, which yields MPRYKLTVEYDGGPFVGWQRQKNGDSVQAALERAVLALSGETVTVFGAGRTDAGVHATGQVAHFDTIKSYRCDTVRDALNQHLRPLPVAVVDAAEVDEAFNARFMAIERVYEYIILARRPPPSLELGRVWHVPSVLDEAAMHRAGQHLVGSHDFTSFRAADCQAKSPRKTLDELTVERRGERIFVTARARSFLRSQVRAMVGSIKLVGEGHWAVDDIAVARDRRDRSAAGPTAPPDGLYLRAVRYPGEEPFEK from the coding sequence ATGCCGCGGTACAAACTGACCGTCGAATACGACGGCGGCCCGTTTGTCGGCTGGCAACGGCAGAAGAACGGCGACTCAGTGCAAGCCGCGCTGGAACGGGCGGTATTGGCGCTGTCGGGCGAAACCGTCACGGTATTCGGCGCCGGGCGGACCGATGCTGGGGTCCATGCGACCGGCCAGGTCGCGCATTTCGATACGATCAAGAGTTATCGGTGCGACACCGTTCGCGACGCGCTCAATCAACATTTGCGGCCCCTTCCGGTTGCAGTGGTCGATGCGGCGGAAGTCGACGAGGCCTTCAACGCCCGGTTCATGGCGATCGAGCGGGTCTACGAATACATCATTCTGGCCCGCCGACCGCCGCCGTCGCTCGAACTCGGCCGCGTGTGGCATGTGCCGTCAGTCCTTGACGAGGCCGCGATGCACCGCGCCGGGCAACACCTCGTCGGCAGCCATGATTTCACCTCTTTCCGCGCGGCCGATTGCCAAGCGAAATCGCCGCGCAAAACCTTGGACGAACTGACTGTCGAGCGTCGGGGCGAGCGCATTTTCGTTACCGCACGGGCGCGGTCGTTTCTGCGCAGTCAGGTGCGCGCGATGGTCGGGTCAATCAAACTTGTGGGCGAAGGCCATTGGGCCGTCGACGATATTGCGGTGGCGCGCGATCGCCGCGATCGCTCCGCCGCTGGTCCCACCGCGCCGCCGGACGGTCTTTATCTACGAGCGGTCCGTTATCCGGGCGAAGAACCTTTCGAAAAGTAG
- the fmt gene encoding methionyl-tRNA formyltransferase: MRVVFMGTPDFAVPVLETLLAEHEVVCVYSQPPRPSGRGHKVTKSPVHRLAEGRGIDVRTPRNLKAAADQAQLRDLDADIAVVAAYGLILPVPILEAPRLGCVNVHASLLPRWRGAAPIQRAILAGDTQSGVCLMKMDEGLDTGAVYVCRSTPIDDGTSAGELHDRLAQLGSDLIRRHLPEIARGELKAEPQPVDGITYAAKIERNETKVVWHNRAAEVVRQINAFSPSPGAWTLLDGDRVKILAGEATEGRGEPGRTIAGDLTVACGEAAVRIERLQLAGRHALDASDFLIGRPVPTGTLFT, from the coding sequence TTGCGCGTCGTCTTCATGGGCACGCCCGACTTTGCGGTTCCGGTCCTGGAGACCTTACTTGCCGAGCACGAGGTCGTTTGCGTCTATTCGCAGCCGCCGCGACCCTCCGGTCGCGGGCATAAGGTAACGAAATCGCCGGTTCACCGACTTGCCGAGGGACGCGGGATCGACGTACGAACGCCGCGCAATCTCAAAGCCGCAGCGGATCAGGCGCAATTGCGCGATCTCGATGCAGATATTGCCGTGGTCGCGGCCTATGGCTTGATTCTGCCCGTGCCGATCCTCGAAGCGCCCAGACTGGGATGTGTGAACGTTCACGCGTCGCTGCTCCCGCGTTGGCGCGGCGCGGCGCCGATCCAACGGGCGATCCTGGCGGGCGATACCCAGTCGGGGGTCTGTCTGATGAAGATGGACGAGGGCTTGGATACCGGGGCCGTCTATGTCTGCCGCAGTACGCCGATCGACGATGGAACGTCGGCCGGCGAGCTCCACGACCGTTTGGCGCAACTCGGCAGCGACCTGATCCGGCGCCACCTGCCGGAGATCGCGCGGGGCGAGTTGAAGGCGGAGCCCCAGCCGGTGGACGGCATTACCTATGCCGCGAAAATTGAACGCAATGAAACCAAGGTCGTTTGGCACAACCGGGCGGCCGAGGTTGTGCGCCAGATCAACGCCTTTTCGCCCAGTCCCGGTGCGTGGACCCTGCTTGATGGCGATCGGGTAAAGATATTGGCGGGCGAAGCAACGGAGGGGCGTGGCGAGCCCGGACGGACAATCGCCGGCGACTTGACCGTTGCCTGTGGCGAGGCCGCTGTGCGGATCGAACGGCTTCAATTGGCGGGGCGGCACGCCCTCGATGCCTCGGACTTTTTGATCGGCCGACCGGTCCCGACGGGTACGTTGTTTACCTGA
- the def gene encoding peptide deformylase: MAILPIVTAPDPRLREVSQPVEVVDDDVRRLMDDMLDTMYAAPGVGLSAIQVGVARRIVVIDVAKDPEPPTPLRMVNPEIVQRGDVVGPHEEGCLSFPDQYEEVERPSAVQVRYLDENNEIRLVKATGLLAIALQHEIDHLDGVLLVDHVSTIKRNMIMRRMKKMRRLQAAE, encoded by the coding sequence ATGGCAATTCTTCCGATCGTTACCGCTCCCGACCCGCGCTTGCGTGAGGTCTCGCAACCCGTCGAAGTCGTCGATGACGACGTGCGCAGGTTGATGGACGATATGCTGGATACGATGTATGCCGCGCCGGGTGTCGGCTTGTCGGCGATCCAAGTGGGCGTCGCGCGCCGGATTGTCGTCATCGACGTTGCCAAGGACCCCGAGCCGCCGACACCGCTCCGAATGGTCAACCCGGAGATCGTCCAGCGCGGCGATGTCGTTGGCCCCCACGAAGAGGGCTGTCTGTCGTTTCCCGATCAGTACGAGGAAGTGGAGCGGCCCTCGGCGGTTCAGGTCAGGTATCTCGACGAGAACAACGAAATACGCCTCGTCAAAGCAACGGGGTTGCTGGCAATCGCCTTGCAGCACGAAATCGATCACTTGGACGGCGTCTTGCTGGTCGACCACGTCTCGACGATCAAGCGGAATATGATCATGCGCCGTATGAAGAAGATGCGCCGCCTCCAGGCCGCCGAATAG
- a CDS encoding DNA recombination protein RmuC translates to MSFLEIIQTSPWLPVLVGAGLVALAIVVFLARTRARTLATERKLAELGVSTSGLTQAQSEVLGQIKAMATTTATLQAALTGTLNERLDAVSGQMRQSLESTSLRTAESLGELRKHLDKIDEAQRNITELSGQVVNLQDLLANKQARGAFGEVQLNDIVRNILPPSAYDLQKTLGNGMRPDCLIRLPNPPGPIAVDAKFPLESFQALRQAQTDPERLVATRKFKADMQKHLRDIAGRYIVAGETAESAIMFIPSEAVYAEIHGSLADVVDESYRLRVWIVSPTTMWALLNTVRAVLKDVQMREQADVIQAQVGLLLQDASRLDDRVASLERHFGQTVDDVRKIRISTDKVLRRGERIGELQLEDGGAADTEESSELPFAPSGAGRSADRSDRSSKQITGNLRPPD, encoded by the coding sequence ATGTCGTTCCTAGAAATTATCCAGACATCGCCCTGGCTTCCGGTTCTCGTCGGCGCTGGTCTCGTCGCCCTGGCGATCGTCGTTTTTCTGGCTAGAACCCGGGCGCGAACCCTGGCGACGGAACGCAAGCTTGCCGAACTCGGCGTTTCGACATCCGGGTTGACCCAGGCCCAATCCGAAGTACTCGGTCAGATCAAGGCGATGGCGACGACCACGGCAACCTTGCAGGCCGCCCTCACCGGCACGCTGAACGAGCGTCTGGACGCAGTTTCCGGCCAGATGCGGCAATCGCTCGAGTCGACGTCGCTCAGGACCGCAGAAAGTCTCGGCGAACTCCGTAAACACCTCGACAAGATCGACGAGGCCCAGCGCAACATCACCGAGCTCTCCGGCCAAGTCGTGAACCTTCAAGATCTGTTGGCAAACAAGCAGGCCCGCGGCGCCTTTGGCGAGGTCCAGCTCAACGACATCGTGCGCAATATTCTGCCGCCCTCGGCCTACGATCTACAAAAGACCCTTGGTAACGGGATGCGCCCGGATTGTTTGATTCGGTTACCCAATCCACCCGGTCCGATTGCGGTCGATGCAAAATTTCCGCTAGAGAGCTTTCAAGCATTGCGTCAAGCGCAGACCGACCCCGAGCGCTTGGTAGCCACCCGCAAGTTCAAAGCCGACATGCAAAAACACCTCCGCGACATCGCCGGGCGTTACATCGTCGCCGGCGAGACCGCCGAGTCCGCGATCATGTTCATCCCATCCGAAGCGGTTTACGCGGAAATCCACGGCTCGTTAGCCGACGTCGTCGACGAGTCCTACCGGTTGCGGGTCTGGATCGTGTCGCCAACGACGATGTGGGCCCTTCTCAATACGGTGCGCGCCGTACTCAAGGACGTTCAAATGCGCGAGCAGGCCGACGTCATCCAAGCCCAGGTTGGACTCCTCCTCCAAGATGCCTCTCGGCTAGACGACCGTGTCGCATCGCTCGAACGCCACTTCGGTCAAACCGTCGACGACGTCCGCAAGATCCGGATTTCCACGGACAAGGTTCTGCGTCGGGGCGAACGCATCGGCGAACTGCAACTCGAAGACGGCGGTGCGGCGGATACAGAGGAATCGAGCGAATTACCCTTCGCCCCATCCGGCGCCGGGCGCAGTGCCGACCGGAGTGATCGGAGCAGCAAGCAAATTACCGGGAACCTGCGGCCGCCCGACTAA
- a CDS encoding ATP-binding protein, whose amino-acid sequence MKERIWLSWSSGKDSAWALHTLRSDPSYEVVGLLTTVTEPYDRVSMHGVRRQILNAQAAAAGLPLVEVPIPAPCPNEVYEQRMTAALDAAREQGIETFAFGDLFLEDIRAYRESRLATVGASAIFPLWLKPTDALAQHMVSGGLRAVIVCVDPRQLDGSFCGRLFDQSLLRDLPPGVDPCGENGEFHTLVFGGPMFDRDLDVAIGETIERDGFVFTDVVLEG is encoded by the coding sequence ATGAAAGAGCGGATTTGGCTCAGTTGGAGCAGCGGCAAGGATAGCGCCTGGGCGCTGCATACGCTTAGGTCCGATCCCAGCTATGAGGTCGTTGGTCTTTTGACAACGGTGACCGAACCCTACGACCGGGTCTCGATGCACGGTGTGCGGCGCCAAATTCTCAACGCGCAGGCCGCCGCTGCCGGTCTTCCGCTGGTGGAGGTTCCTATCCCCGCACCCTGTCCCAACGAGGTCTACGAGCAACGGATGACCGCCGCACTGGATGCCGCGCGAGAGCAGGGAATCGAGACCTTTGCCTTTGGCGATCTGTTTCTTGAAGACATTCGCGCCTATCGCGAGTCGCGGCTGGCGACGGTGGGGGCAAGCGCGATCTTTCCCCTTTGGTTAAAGCCGACCGACGCCTTGGCCCAGCACATGGTGTCGGGCGGGCTGCGGGCCGTGATCGTATGCGTCGATCCCCGTCAACTCGATGGATCGTTTTGCGGCAGGCTGTTCGACCAGAGTTTGCTTCGCGACCTGCCGCCCGGAGTCGATCCGTGCGGTGAAAACGGCGAATTCCATACGCTGGTTTTCGGCGGACCGATGTTCGACCGCGACCTCGACGTTGCGATCGGCGAAACCATCGAGCGAGACGGTTTTGTCTTTACCGACGTCGTCCTGGAAGGTTAG
- the recR gene encoding recombination mediator RecR, whose product MHGAEIERLGQLLAKLPGLGPRSAKRAVLQLLKKKETLLRPLADAMLKAAENVHECPVCGNLDTAQPCHFCTDPKRDESMICVVEDVADLWALERVIDYRGRFHVLGGVLSALDGVGPEDLRISGLISRAKAEAVREVVLATSATVDGQTTAHYVVDRLAGCDVTVTRLAHGLPVGGELDYLDEGTLNTALKARRPVGLP is encoded by the coding sequence GTGCACGGCGCAGAAATCGAGCGGTTGGGCCAACTGCTGGCAAAGCTTCCCGGTCTTGGGCCGCGCTCCGCCAAGCGCGCGGTTCTGCAACTCCTGAAGAAAAAAGAAACCCTGCTCCGACCGCTCGCCGACGCGATGCTGAAAGCGGCGGAGAACGTCCATGAGTGCCCGGTCTGCGGCAATCTCGATACGGCTCAGCCGTGCCATTTCTGCACCGATCCCAAGCGCGACGAGTCGATGATCTGCGTCGTCGAAGACGTCGCCGATTTATGGGCCTTGGAACGCGTGATCGACTATCGCGGCCGGTTCCACGTCCTGGGTGGCGTCCTCTCCGCACTTGACGGCGTGGGTCCCGAGGATCTGCGGATCAGCGGCCTGATAAGCCGGGCTAAAGCCGAAGCCGTGCGCGAGGTCGTACTCGCCACCAGCGCGACGGTCGATGGCCAAACGACGGCTCACTATGTCGTCGATCGCCTCGCGGGCTGCGACGTCACCGTGACGCGGCTGGCGCACGGGCTGCCGGTTGGGGGCGAGCTCGATTACCTTGACGAAGGGACTCTGAATACCGCGTTGAAGGCGCGCCGCCCGGTCGGCCTGCCATGA